In Scophthalmus maximus strain ysfricsl-2021 chromosome 5, ASM2237912v1, whole genome shotgun sequence, the sequence gctctttgtctctgcaggaGGAGACCGGGGACTCGGGGAGGTCGGACCCGGCAGACGGAGCGTCCTTGGCCCGccgctctcctcccctccctcccggtCACATCTCTGTCCCCGGGCCGCCTGGTCCCAGGGCCCCGGTCCCCGGGCCGCCTGGTCCCCGGTCCCCGGGCCCCGGCTCATCTGGACCCGGGACCAGGTGCAGGTCTGGGGGAAGGTGCGTGTCGCGGGTCGATCTGTGAGACAAGTGAAACATTATTTTCAGACCCAGAGAATAAAACGCGTTTCTGCGCCGCGGTCTCTGGTTTCATCCTCCGCCTTTGTCCTCATGTTTTCCCCGGAGTTCCTCCCCCCGCGGCGCGGGGCGGAGTTTCACACCGGACCAGACGCTCCTTCTGTCGGATTCGTTTCGACCCGACTCCGCGGGGTTCACGGCGGAAAAACACACTTGGAAAGTCCCGAAACAAGCCGAAGCACCGCAGCGTCGACGGGTCCGACCCGCAGCGGAAGGTGAGTCACGAGTCGCGCTTTTCCACTGATTTCGGGTCTTTTTCTTCTCGTTCGTGCCGGAGACCCAGACGCTTCATGGCGGCTCCGCTCGGCTCCGCTCGGCAACATCTGATGCTCGTCAACAGTGTGATCGTTTCTCTCTGCGCGTCAGAAGCACGTGTCAGATCCGATCACACGCTTCAGTCAATCCATCACATTCTGTTTTCAACTCAACTCCTTTTTTCACTTTCGGTCGAAACGTTCTCGTGAATTCGCGTCGTCTCGTCTGAGCGGAAGCGACGTGCTGCCCCCTGCCGGTGGACCGGCGCCATTACCGGGCCGCAGCAGCCCGACGCCGCGGTTCGCTCGGTTCCGGTCGGAACAGAGAGAATCTGTGATGAAGGATCGATCTTCACGACGAGACGCTCGACGTCACCGAGACACTTTGAATTTGGACCAAGTTGTTGAACGGACTCGGTCCCGCGGCTCTCTAGCGCCGCCCACCGGCCGCGGCTCCGCCCGCAGCCGCTGCTGCAAACAACTGCTCCTCCTGTCGCAGCAGCTGGTTCTGACCCCGGTCCAGATGAAGGTCACCGACTCTGTCTGACCCCAGTGACCTCGTCAGGGGGCAGAGGTCACGACACAAACATCTGACCGTacaactgtgtgcgtgtgcgtgtgcgtgtgtgtgtgtgtgtgtgcgcactaagagaggggaggggccgAGCTGCTGCATGATgaacggcagcagcagcgtctccgCGGCTCAGAGATCCAGAGTCAAGAGTGAACCAGGTAACAAACCacctgactgacacacacacacacacacacacacaccacagcatGTGGATTAAAAGTCCCAAACAAATGTTCTGAACATCtcgttgtgtgtgcgtgcgtgtgtgtgcgtatgtgtccgtgcgtgcgtgggcGGCcgggcgtgtgtgcgtgcgtgcgtgcgtgtgtgcgagcgtgtgtgtgcgtgtgtgcgagcgtgtgtgcgtgtgtgtgtgcgtgtgtgcgtgtgtgcagatGACTGGAGTAAGGACGACTGTCTGACTCTGCTGGACAGGATCCGCGGTCTGCTGCCAGACGCCGACGCCATGAAGTACAAGACCACGGAGTCGCACTTCGACTGGGAGAAAGTTTGTTTCGGCAGCTTCACCGGAGACATGTGTCGCCAGAAGTGGCAGAAAGTCTCGACTGAGGTACGAccgggggtcagaggtcacatcaGATCATCTGGTTAGTGAGCTGACAAACAGTTGTGTGTTGTGGCTAGTCACGGACCCATGACggtctacttcctgtttacacctgaacGGTCAAGTGACGTGTTCCCaggtgtgttgttggtgttcaGAGGCAGATTAATAATCTACATTAGATAAAGGAAAGGACGGAGAACGGTTCCATGAGGAACCAGTGGTTCTGCTGGGCGGGTACTCTGCACAGCACCGAGGATCCTGAACAGAACCGCTTCAAGAATTACGAGACAAGAAATGAAAATTATGTGAAATACTAGAATCTGCGTcagatgtgacatcatcacacaaacTGTCCCTTCTCCGTGTTTCAGGTCCGGAAGTACCGGACCATGACGGAGCTCATCGTTGACGCCATTGAGTTTGTGAAGAACCCGTACAAAGGAAAGAAGCTGAAGGTGAGACGAAATGCTCCTGGACCTGCTCCGGTTCAATTCAGTCAAACCGAATGAAGGTGACGGTGTGGACAgcgatgacctctgacctctctcctccccagaCTCACCCAGATTTCCCTAAGAAACCTCTGACTCCATACTTTCGCTTCTTCATGGAGAAACGAGCCAAATATGCCAAGATCCACCCGGAGATGAGCAACTTGGATCTGACCAAGATCCTGTCGAAGAAATACAAGGAGCTGCCCGACAAAAAGAAGGTGTGACAGGGTCACGCACCAATCACAGGCCTGATCCTCAACAAATACAAATCATCGATAATCAAtcactctttttattttcctgcagcAAAAATACATCACAGAGTTTCAACGAGAGAAAGAAGAGTTTGAGAAGAACATGGCTCGATTCAAGTGAGTTGAGCAAACGTTTGTTACTGTGAACTAATGTTAAAGTCTTCAGCTGAAAACATGTAGCATGTTGTGTTAGCGTTAACGTGGCTAATGTACGCTGACCTGCAGGGAGCAGCATCCagagctgatggaggagaggaagaagtcCGACCTGCCGGAGAAACCGAAAACTCCCCAACAGCTGTGGTACAACCACGAGAAGAAGACGTACATGAAGCTGCACCCAGAGgtacacgaacacacacacacacacacacacacacacacacacacacactgcaacactgACCGGCCTGTCTGTTGCAGGTGAGTCCGAAGGAGCTGAAGGAGGCTCTGAGGAGACAGTGGTCTCAGCTCTCCGACAAGAGGAGACTCAAGTGGATCAGCAAGGCCCTGGAGCTCCAGAAGGACTACGAGGTACCAGACCGGCCTGGACTGGATCTGACTGAACCAGACCTGAACCCGACCCAACTGAACCCCTTGTGGGGTTACTTTAGGtccacaagggggggggggggggggggggggggggggtagaatcAAAGTCATTGTCCCCATTCATTCAGTTCCAGGCTTCCACAGCTGGATCATGTGtttaacacgtgtgtgtgtgtgtgtgtgtgtgtgtgtgtgtgtgtgtgtgtgtgtgtgtgtgtgtgtgtgtgtgtgtgtgtgtgtgtgtgtgtgtgtgtgtgtgtgtgtgtgtgtaggacagTATGAGAGTGTATCATGAAGCTCATCCCGATGTGAACTCAGATGACCACGTCCGATCCGTCCTCACCAAAGCAGAGCGACAGCTGAAGGACAAGTTCGACGGCCGACCGACCAAACCTCCTCCGTGAGTCCTGATCCAGAACCACGAGCAGAACAGAACCAGGTCCAGGCCTGAGTCACACGGCGGCCATCTGATGTTCCTCCAGAGGTTGAACTGTCTGTCGTTTCTCAATCACGAGCGTCTGAGCTTCACACCCTGAGAGGGATGTCACAGCAAAATAGCCGCCGTGTGAACATGCTACAAGTGAGCGTGTGACGGTGGTCAGTCAGTCGAGCTCCGCGTGTGAACCTCACTCCCGAAGCCGTGCTAACGACAGATGCTAGCGCCCATGGGTTTTAGCCTCCTTGCTAGCGCGTCCATCTCAGTGCTGGAGGTCAGGAGTTCGAGGCCTCTCCTGTTATAAACAGATTATGAATCAAATGATGTACAATGTACGAGAGGAGTGACAGATAAGATTCTTACAGGCTGTTAGCTAGTCAGCAAGCTGACAAACTCAATGCTAACAAGTCTGACCCGGTGAACAAGATACTTAGTTTTAATGATTAACGGGATGCTAACATCCTAGCAAACTGTCAAACAGGAATCTAACAAACCTTTTAACAGGATGCTAATAGGCTGACAAACGATGCAAGCTAGCTGAGGAACTCGTAGAAATGGCTAACAGCTGTGTGTTTTGGCTAGTAACGGGTACTCTCTGTACTGCGCGGAGCTGATGGTGAACATGAAGGACGTCCCCAGTACTGAGCGGATGGTTCTCTGCAGTAAACAGTGGAAGATGATGACGCAGAAAGAGAAGGACATGTTTCAGAAACGCTGTGAGCAGGTCGGTACCAACATGCATACGTCCAACCAACACGCTACACGTTACTGAGAAATCTGCTCACGAGTCTCATCTGTGTCCGATCAGAAAAAGAAGCAGTACGACATCGATCTGCAGAGGTTTCTGGAGGTACGTCAACATCTGACAACCAgagagtgtatataaagacgatcagtgactgtatataaagacgatcactgactgtatataaagacgatcactgactgtatatgtagacgatcactgactgtatataaagacgatcactgactgtatataaagacgatcagtgactgtatataaagacgatcactgactgtatataaagacgatcagcgactatatataaagacgatcactgactgtatataaagacgatcagcgactgtatataaagacgatcactgactgtatataaagacgatcactgactgtatataaagacgatcagcgactgtatataaagacaatcagagactgtaaataaagacgatcagcgactgtatataaagagtcGTGGTTTGTGGGCGGATCTTTGTGCTCAGTGAAAGTAAAGAGGCGTGTTTGATTTGTTCAGAGTCTCCCGGAGGAGGAACGAGATCGTGTGATGACTGAGGAGAAACTGGGCGGGTCCAGAGTGAGCGTGGCCTCCAGCCCACACAGAGCCAAGTCTCCTTCAGTCAaggtctcttcttcttcttcttctgctgttttcacccatctgaacatctgtgacagtgaactcaCCTGAGGTGGGTTGTTCTAGGAGAGGGGTCGGGAGGCGGAGCCAGAGACTTGGGTTTCTGCCGGAACAGCAAAGGAACGACGGGAAGGGAAGAAGACGGCGAAGCTTCCAGAGACGCCAAAGACGGCCGAGGAGATGTGGCAGAGCAGTGTGATCGGAGACTACCTGGCCAAGTACAGAGTGAGTCATCGTTGTGTTACgagtgcatgatgggagttgtagtctacagcagcagaactaacatctgcttcaggactctgagctTTATGACAGAgtggttccagaggggaggagcctgaaAGCTCGAGTTCACAGAGAAGTGATCTGATAAAATGGAATGGTAATGTAG encodes:
- the ubtfl gene encoding upstream binding transcription factor, like isoform X1, which gives rise to MFSPEFLPPRRGAEFHTGPDAPSVGFVSTRLRGVHGGKTHLESPETSRSTAASTGPTRSGRIRGLLPDADAMKYKTTESHFDWEKVCFGSFTGDMCRQKWQKVSTEVRKYRTMTELIVDAIEFVKNPYKGKKLKTHPDFPKKPLTPYFRFFMEKRAKYAKIHPEMSNLDLTKILSKKYKELPDKKKQKYITEFQREKEEFEKNMARFKEQHPELMEERKKSDLPEKPKTPQQLWYNHEKKTYMKLHPEVSPKELKEALRRQWSQLSDKRRLKWISKALELQKDYEDSMRVYHEAHPDVNSDDHVRSVLTKAERQLKDKFDGRPTKPPPNGYSLYCAELMVNMKDVPSTERMVLCSKQWKMMTQKEKDMFQKRCEQKKKQYDIDLQRFLESLPEEERDRVMTEEKLGGSRVSVASSPHRAKSPSVKERGREAEPETWVSAGTAKERREGKKTAKLPETPKTAEEMWQSSVIGDYLAKYRSDRRKAQAAMEAAWKSMEKKEKIPWIKKAAEDQKRYEVQYQPVRELVEMRAPAAAQRKPKFDGEPKKPPVSGYQMFSQELLTNGELNHFSLKERMVEIGKRWHKLTQGQKDKYKKLVEEQQLEYKAQLEAWVQSLSPQDRLVYKEFSSSKRRSTTKARSPGAKVRVTAATAAKAVSSRATTPGVGAGKRAMAYRAKQDMSDTDDEEKSDSSDSDEDDETSGSSDSDEDDENDDEDEEDQSSSEESSDSDSD
- the ubtfl gene encoding upstream binding transcription factor, like isoform X2, with the protein product MFSPEFLPPRRGAEFHTGPDAPSVGFVSTRLRGVHGGKTHLESPETSRSTAASTGPTRSGRIRGLLPDADAMKYKTTESHFDWEKVCFGSFTGDMCRQKWQKVSTEVRKYRTMTELIVDAIEFVKNPYKGKKLKTHPDFPKKPLTPYFRFFMEKRAKYAKIHPEMSNLDLTKILSKKYKELPDKKKQKYITEFQREKEEFEKNMARFKEQHPELMEERKKSDLPEKPKTPQQLWYNHEKKTYMKLHPEVSPKELKEALRRQWSQLSDKRRLKWISKALELQKDYEDSMRVYHEAHPDVNSDDHVRSVLTKAERQLKDKFDGRPTKPPPNGYSLYCAELMVNMKDVPSTERMVLCSKQWKMMTQKEKDMFQKRCEQKKKQYDIDLQRFLESLPEEERDRVMTEEKLGGSRVSVASSPHRAKSPSVKERGREAEPETWVSAGTAKERREGKKTAKLPETPKTAEEMWQSSVIGDYLAKYRSDRRKAQAAMEAAWKSMEKKEKIPWIKKAAEDQKRYEVQYQPVRELVEMRAPAAAQRKPKFDGEPKKPPVSGYQMFSQELLTNGELNHFSLKERMVEIGKRWHKLTQGQKDKYKKLVEEQQLEYKAQLEAWVQSLSPQDRLVYKEFSSSKRRSTTKARSPGAKVRVTAATAAKAVSSRATTPGVGAGKRAMAYRAKDMSDTDDEEKSDSSDSDEDDETSGSSDSDEDDENDDEDEEDQSSSEESSDSDSD
- the ubtfl gene encoding upstream binding transcription factor, like isoform X4, translated to MFSPEFLPPRRGAEFHTGPDAPSVGFVSTRLRGVHGGKTHLESPETSRSTAASTGPTRSGRIRGLLPDADAMKYKTTESHFDWEKVCFGSFTGDMCRQKWQKVSTEVRKYRTMTELIVDAIEFVKNPYKGKKLKTHPDFPKKPLTPYFRFFMEKRAKYAKIHPEMSNLDLTKILSKKYKELPDKKKQKYITEFQREKEEFEKNMARFKEQHPELMEERKKSDLPEKPKTPQQLWYNHEKKTYMKLHPEVSPKELKEALRRQWSQLSDKRRLKWISKALELQKDYEDSMRVYHEAHPDVNSDDHVRSVLTKAERQLKDKFDGRPTKPPPNGYSLYCAELMVNMKDVPSTERMVLCSKQWKMMTQKEKDMFQKRCEQKKKQYDIDLQRFLESLPEEERDRVMTEEKLGGSRVSVASSPHRAKSPSVKERGREAEPETWVSAGTAKERREGKKTAKLPETPKTAEEMWQSSVIGDYLAKYRSDRRKAQAAMEAAWKSMEKKEKIPWIKKAAEDQKRYERELVEMRAPAAAQRKPKFDGEPKKPPVSGYQMFSQELLTNGELNHFSLKERMVEIGKRWHKLTQGQKDKYKKLVEEQQLEYKAQLEAWVQSLSPQDRLVYKEFSSSKRRSTTKARSPGAKVRVTAATAAKAVSSRATTPGVGAGKRAMAYRAKQDMSDTDDEEKSDSSDSDEDDETSGSSDSDEDDENDDEDEEDQSSSEESSDSDSD
- the ubtfl gene encoding upstream binding transcription factor, like isoform X5, encoding MMNGSSSVSAAQRSRVKSEPDDWSKDDCLTLLDRIRGLLPDADAMKYKTTESHFDWEKVCFGSFTGDMCRQKWQKVSTEVRKYRTMTELIVDAIEFVKNPYKGKKLKTHPDFPKKPLTPYFRFFMEKRAKYAKIHPEMSNLDLTKILSKKYKELPDKKKQKYITEFQREKEEFEKNMARFKEQHPELMEERKKSDLPEKPKTPQQLWYNHEKKTYMKLHPEVSPKELKEALRRQWSQLSDKRRLKWISKALELQKDYEDSMRVYHEAHPDVNSDDHVRSVLTKAERQLKDKFDGRPTKPPPNGYSLYCAELMVNMKDVPSTERMVLCSKQWKMMTQKEKDMFQKRCEQKKKQYDIDLQRFLESLPEEERDRVMTEEKLGGSRVSVASSPHRAKSPSVKERGREAEPETWVSAGTAKERREGKKTAKLPETPKTAEEMWQSSVIGDYLAKYRSDRRKAQAAMEAAWKSMEKKEKIPWIKKAAEDQKRYERELVEMRAPAAAQRKPKFDGEPKKPPVSGYQMFSQELLTNGELNHFSLKERMVEIGKRWHKLTQGQKDKYKKLVEEQQLEYKAQLEAWVQSLSPQDRLVYKEFSSSKRRSTTKARSPGAKVRVTAATAAKAVSSRATTPGVGAGKRAMAYRAKQDMSDTDDEEKSDSSDSDEDDETSGSSDSDEDDENDDEDEEDQSSSEESSDSDSD
- the ubtfl gene encoding upstream binding transcription factor, like isoform X3 produces the protein MMNGSSSVSAAQRSRVKSEPDDWSKDDCLTLLDRIRGLLPDADAMKYKTTESHFDWEKVCFGSFTGDMCRQKWQKVSTEVRKYRTMTELIVDAIEFVKNPYKGKKLKTHPDFPKKPLTPYFRFFMEKRAKYAKIHPEMSNLDLTKILSKKYKELPDKKKQKYITEFQREKEEFEKNMARFKEQHPELMEERKKSDLPEKPKTPQQLWYNHEKKTYMKLHPEVSPKELKEALRRQWSQLSDKRRLKWISKALELQKDYEDSMRVYHEAHPDVNSDDHVRSVLTKAERQLKDKFDGRPTKPPPNGYSLYCAELMVNMKDVPSTERMVLCSKQWKMMTQKEKDMFQKRCEQKKKQYDIDLQRFLESLPEEERDRVMTEEKLGGSRVSVASSPHRAKSPSVKERGREAEPETWVSAGTAKERREGKKTAKLPETPKTAEEMWQSSVIGDYLAKYRSDRRKAQAAMEAAWKSMEKKEKIPWIKKAAEDQKRYEVQYQPVRELVEMRAPAAAQRKPKFDGEPKKPPVSGYQMFSQELLTNGELNHFSLKERMVEIGKRWHKLTQGQKDKYKKLVEEQQLEYKAQLEAWVQSLSPQDRLVYKEFSSSKRRSTTKARSPGAKVRVTAATAAKAVSSRATTPGVGAGKRAMAYRAKQDMSDTDDEEKSDSSDSDEDDETSGSSDSDEDDENDDEDEEDQSSSEESSDSDSD